The following are encoded together in the Xanthomonas sacchari genome:
- the grxD gene encoding Grx4 family monothiol glutaredoxin, protein MQVMERIQADVERHPIVLFMKGTPQYPMCGFSSRALQALLAAGADRLHTVNVLDEPEIRANLPRYSNWPTFPQLFIHGELIGGCDITMELFESGELQRIVTEAYQS, encoded by the coding sequence ATGCAGGTGATGGAGCGCATCCAGGCCGACGTCGAACGCCATCCCATCGTGTTGTTCATGAAGGGCACGCCGCAGTACCCGATGTGCGGCTTTTCCAGCCGCGCGTTGCAGGCGCTGCTGGCTGCCGGCGCCGACCGCCTGCACACGGTCAACGTGCTCGACGAGCCGGAGATCCGGGCCAATTTGCCGCGCTATTCGAACTGGCCGACGTTCCCGCAGCTGTTCATCCATGGCGAGCTGATCGGCGGCTGCGACATCACCATGGAGCTGTTCGAGTCCGGCGAACTGCAGCGCATCGTCACCGAGGCCTACCAGTCGTGA
- a CDS encoding superoxide dismutase: protein MPIELAPLPYAAASLAPHLSAAAVEQHHAHERALVERLNARLAGSDLAELALPDLLRRAQGSLFQEAAEVWNHAFYWRGLRPRGGGEPGGALGERLAKSFGDVARFKAEFERMALALFGSGWIWLVQRPDGSLAVVSTANAGTPLTGDDTPLLACDVWEHAYYTDHPGDRARYLQAFWKLVNWEFAASNLR from the coding sequence ATGCCCATCGAACTCGCTCCCCTGCCTTACGCCGCCGCGTCGCTGGCCCCGCATCTGTCCGCCGCCGCGGTGGAACAGCACCACGCCCATGAGCGCGCCCTGGTGGAACGGCTCAATGCGCGCCTGGCCGGCAGCGACCTGGCCGAGCTGGCGCTGCCGGACCTGCTGCGGCGCGCCCAGGGCAGCCTGTTCCAGGAGGCGGCCGAGGTCTGGAACCACGCGTTCTACTGGCGCGGCCTGCGCCCGCGCGGCGGCGGCGAACCCGGCGGCGCGCTCGGCGAGCGCCTGGCCAAGAGCTTCGGCGACGTGGCCCGGTTCAAGGCCGAGTTCGAGCGCATGGCGCTGGCGCTGTTCGGCTCCGGCTGGATCTGGCTGGTGCAGCGTCCGGACGGCAGCCTGGCCGTGGTCAGCACCGCCAACGCCGGCACCCCGCTGACCGGCGACGACACGCCGCTGCTGGCCTGCGACGTCTGGGAACACGCCTACTACACCGACCATCCCGGCGACCGCGCGCGCTATCTGCAGGCGTTCTGGAAGCTGGTCAACTGGGAGTTCGCGGCGTCCAATCTGCGGTGA
- a CDS encoding 5-(carboxyamino)imidazole ribonucleotide synthase: protein MTTVGILGAGQLARMMAVAGVPLGLRFALLDPAADACAGQIAPLRVGDYADETALAAFADAVDVATFDFENVPAASAGWLAGQVPVFPSPDALAVAQDRLAEKTLFRELGIPVPAFAAIETRADLDAALAQVGTPCILKTRRLGYDGKGQFRIASAADADAAWDALGAQAASVGLIAEAFVPFQREVSVVAVRGRDGEFRTWPLTENWHVHGVLSASLAPAQADAALEQVAVAHARALAERLQYVGVFALELFCRDGELLANEMAPRVHNSGHWTIEGAETSQFENHLRAVLGLPLGSTRMRGHACMLNWIGAMPDAAAVLAQPGGHWHDYGKEPREGRKVGHATLREDTPEALAQALQTVGAQLQRETQVAPVIAALRGER, encoded by the coding sequence ATGACCACCGTCGGCATCCTGGGAGCGGGGCAGTTGGCACGCATGATGGCCGTGGCCGGCGTGCCGCTGGGCCTGCGCTTCGCGCTGCTGGATCCGGCCGCCGATGCCTGCGCCGGGCAGATCGCGCCGCTGCGGGTCGGCGACTATGCCGACGAGACCGCGCTGGCCGCGTTTGCGGACGCGGTCGACGTGGCGACCTTCGATTTCGAGAACGTGCCCGCGGCCAGCGCCGGTTGGCTGGCCGGGCAGGTGCCGGTGTTCCCGAGCCCGGATGCGCTGGCCGTGGCGCAGGACCGCCTGGCCGAAAAGACCCTGTTCCGCGAGCTCGGCATCCCGGTGCCGGCCTTCGCCGCGATCGAGACGCGCGCCGATCTGGACGCGGCGCTGGCGCAGGTGGGCACGCCCTGCATCCTCAAGACCCGCCGGCTCGGCTACGACGGCAAGGGCCAGTTTCGCATTGCCTCCGCCGCCGATGCCGATGCGGCCTGGGACGCGCTGGGCGCGCAGGCGGCCAGCGTGGGCCTGATCGCCGAGGCGTTCGTGCCGTTCCAGCGCGAAGTCAGCGTGGTGGCGGTGCGCGGCCGCGACGGCGAGTTCCGCACCTGGCCGCTGACCGAGAACTGGCATGTGCACGGCGTGCTGTCGGCCAGTCTGGCGCCGGCGCAGGCCGATGCCGCGCTGGAGCAGGTGGCCGTGGCGCATGCGCGTGCCCTGGCCGAGCGGCTGCAGTACGTCGGCGTGTTCGCGCTGGAACTGTTCTGCCGCGACGGCGAACTGCTGGCCAACGAGATGGCCCCGCGCGTGCACAACTCCGGCCATTGGACCATCGAAGGCGCGGAGACCTCGCAGTTCGAGAACCACCTGCGCGCGGTGCTGGGGCTGCCGCTGGGCTCCACGCGCATGCGTGGCCATGCCTGCATGCTCAACTGGATCGGCGCGATGCCCGACGCCGCAGCGGTCCTGGCGCAGCCCGGCGGGCATTGGCACGACTACGGCAAGGAGCCGCGCGAAGGCCGCAAGGTCGGCCACGCCACCCTGCGCGAGGACACGCCTGAGGCGCTGGCGCAGGCCCTGCAGACCGTGGGCGCGCAGTTGCAGCGCGAGACCCAGGTCGCCCCGGTGATCGCCGCCCTGCGCGGCGAGCGCTGA
- the purE gene encoding 5-(carboxyamino)imidazole ribonucleotide mutase produces the protein MTSKQTAPLVGIVMGSRSDWETMQHAAQKLDALGVPYEVKVVSAHRTPDVLFSYAEQAAGRGLRAIVAGAGGAAHLPGMLAAKTAVPVLGVPVQSKALNGMDSLLSIVQMPAGIPVATFAIGNAGAANAALFAAAMLAHDHAEIGTALGDFRQRQTDDVMAKDDPRQ, from the coding sequence ATGACCTCCAAGCAAACCGCGCCGCTCGTCGGCATCGTGATGGGTTCCCGCTCCGACTGGGAGACCATGCAGCATGCGGCGCAGAAACTCGATGCGCTGGGCGTGCCCTATGAAGTGAAGGTGGTGTCGGCGCACCGCACCCCCGATGTGTTGTTCTCCTATGCCGAGCAAGCGGCTGGGCGCGGCCTGCGTGCGATCGTGGCCGGTGCCGGCGGCGCTGCGCACCTGCCGGGCATGCTCGCGGCCAAGACTGCGGTACCGGTGCTGGGCGTGCCGGTGCAGTCCAAGGCGCTCAACGGCATGGACTCGCTGCTGTCGATCGTGCAGATGCCGGCCGGCATTCCGGTGGCCACCTTCGCGATCGGCAATGCCGGCGCGGCCAACGCCGCGCTGTTCGCCGCGGCGATGCTGGCCCACGACCACGCCGAGATCGGCACCGCACTGGGCGACTTCCGCCAGCGCCAGACCGACGACGTGATGGCCAAGGACGATCCGCGCCAATGA
- a CDS encoding Trm112 family protein: MDRKLLDLLCSPDTRQPLALLEARGLEALNRAIAAGGVQRADGSAQAQPLREALITRDRKQVFRVDDGIPVLLAEEAIGTAQLADFPAK; the protein is encoded by the coding sequence ATGGACCGCAAACTGCTCGACCTGCTGTGCTCGCCCGACACCCGCCAACCGCTGGCGCTGCTGGAGGCGCGCGGCCTGGAGGCGTTGAACCGCGCCATCGCCGCCGGCGGCGTGCAGCGCGCCGACGGCAGTGCGCAGGCGCAACCGCTGCGCGAAGCCCTGATCACCCGCGACCGCAAGCAGGTGTTCCGCGTCGACGACGGCATCCCGGTGCTGCTGGCCGAAGAAGCCATCGGCACCGCCCAGCTCGCCGACTTCCCGGCCAAATGA
- the nadC gene encoding carboxylating nicotinate-nucleotide diphosphorylase: MSRDTAPPQAPAADLIAADVARALAEDLGSGDVTAALLPDRADRAYLLCKQDAVIAGRPWFDACHQALDPQVRIDWQVAEGQRVAAGTVLALLHGRSRALVSAERASLNFLQTLSATATATAAYVAAVAGTGARILDTRKTLPGLRLAQKYAVRCGGGDNHRIGLYDTVMLKENHIHAAGSLPAAVAAARAQWPALPLVVEVETLEQLREALQAGCDRILIDDFTAEQRRAAVAIAAAAPFNRAIPLEVSGGVDLEAVRAIAQDGVDCISIGALTKHVQAVDLSLKLGTPPQ; the protein is encoded by the coding sequence ATGAGCCGCGACACGGCGCCGCCGCAGGCGCCCGCCGCTGACCTGATCGCCGCCGATGTGGCGCGTGCGCTGGCCGAGGACCTCGGCAGCGGCGACGTCACAGCGGCGCTGTTGCCCGACCGCGCCGACCGCGCCTACCTGCTTTGCAAGCAGGACGCGGTGATCGCCGGCCGGCCCTGGTTCGACGCCTGCCACCAGGCGCTGGACCCGCAGGTTCGGATCGACTGGCAGGTGGCCGAAGGCCAGCGCGTGGCCGCCGGCACCGTGCTGGCCTTGCTGCACGGGCGCAGCCGCGCCCTGGTCAGCGCCGAACGCGCCTCGCTGAACTTCCTGCAGACCCTGTCGGCCACCGCCACCGCCACCGCCGCCTACGTGGCCGCGGTCGCCGGCACCGGCGCGCGCATCCTGGACACGCGCAAGACCCTGCCCGGCCTGCGCCTGGCGCAGAAGTACGCGGTGCGCTGCGGCGGCGGCGACAACCACCGCATCGGTCTGTACGACACGGTGATGCTGAAGGAAAACCACATCCACGCCGCCGGCTCGCTGCCCGCGGCGGTGGCCGCCGCGCGCGCGCAGTGGCCGGCGCTGCCGCTGGTGGTGGAGGTGGAAACCCTGGAGCAGTTGCGCGAAGCGCTGCAGGCCGGCTGCGACCGCATCCTGATCGACGACTTCACCGCGGAACAGCGCCGCGCCGCGGTGGCGATCGCCGCAGCCGCACCGTTCAACCGTGCGATTCCGCTGGAAGTCTCCGGCGGCGTCGACCTGGAGGCGGTGCGCGCGATCGCGCAGGACGGCGTCGACTGCATCTCCATCGGTGCACTCACCAAGCATGTGCAGGCCGTGGATCTGTCGCTGAAACTTGGAACGCCGCCGCAGTAA
- a CDS encoding DUF2272 domain-containing protein has product MFRPWFALLCAAALFPAGRAAAAEVCDLPPRFGLTPAAVAIVRTACNEHRLWWRPFIDRDGRLAGLRVTEAERADLADDGIEAWQRVAAYWRDSGTLGAMGQIDGAVSCQQLDGSRYRENDCRAFIVDNPWSAAFVSYVMVRAGVAGFRTSIRHIDYIRAAYQAGADGLPYRYADPQQEKPAPGDLLCFLRGRRQPVGAAGLREALARGRPLPWESHCDIVVAANVGGDQTLYLIGGNVFNAVTMRKLKLDRSGRLQLDAPLAQEQNDEGAALECTPGHEELCDVNRQDWSALLKLQPQAQLLPPVPPTVPASMPITPPPATPASATPGTPAVPPAPPTAPNPPAPPPAPAAAPAPPQPATPSGKDTPKTEQQS; this is encoded by the coding sequence ATGTTCCGCCCCTGGTTCGCGCTGCTGTGTGCCGCCGCCCTGTTTCCCGCCGGCCGCGCCGCGGCCGCGGAAGTCTGCGATCTGCCGCCGCGTTTCGGCCTGACCCCGGCAGCGGTGGCGATCGTGCGCACCGCCTGCAACGAACACCGGCTGTGGTGGCGCCCGTTCATCGATCGCGACGGCCGCCTGGCCGGCCTGCGCGTCACCGAAGCCGAACGCGCCGACCTTGCCGACGACGGCATCGAAGCCTGGCAGCGCGTCGCCGCCTACTGGCGCGACAGCGGCACACTGGGCGCGATGGGGCAAATCGACGGCGCCGTGAGCTGCCAGCAATTGGACGGATCGCGCTACCGCGAGAACGACTGCCGCGCCTTCATCGTCGACAATCCGTGGTCGGCGGCCTTCGTGTCCTACGTGATGGTGCGCGCCGGCGTGGCCGGCTTCCGCACCTCGATCCGCCATATCGACTACATCCGCGCCGCCTACCAGGCCGGCGCCGACGGCCTGCCCTACCGCTACGCCGACCCGCAGCAGGAAAAACCCGCCCCCGGCGACCTGTTGTGCTTCCTGCGCGGACGCCGGCAGCCGGTCGGCGCCGCCGGCCTGCGCGAGGCGCTGGCGCGCGGCCGCCCGCTGCCGTGGGAATCGCATTGCGACATCGTGGTCGCGGCCAACGTCGGCGGCGACCAGACCCTGTACCTGATCGGCGGCAACGTGTTCAACGCGGTGACCATGCGCAAGCTGAAGCTGGACCGCAGCGGACGCCTGCAACTGGACGCGCCGCTGGCGCAGGAGCAGAACGACGAAGGCGCCGCCCTCGAATGCACGCCCGGCCATGAGGAGCTGTGCGACGTCAACCGCCAGGACTGGTCGGCCCTGCTGAAGCTGCAACCGCAGGCGCAGCTATTGCCGCCCGTCCCGCCCACCGTGCCTGCCTCCATGCCGATCACGCCGCCGCCCGCGACGCCAGCAAGCGCGACACCGGGCACGCCCGCCGTCCCGCCAGCACCGCCCACCGCGCCGAACCCGCCGGCCCCGCCACCGGCACCCGCCGCAGCACCTGCTCCGCCACAACCCGCCACCCCTTCCGGCAAAGACACGCCCAAGACCGAACAGCAGTCCTAG
- a CDS encoding DUF3301 domain-containing protein: protein MPSLILLMIAGAAVFAFWNASRAAAERAEILGRNACKAADVQWLDQSVHGTGLRLRRLPNGWLGFERSFRFDYSYDGSDRHSGRLVLLGDQLIAFSGPSVASVSSLQEARAQRE, encoded by the coding sequence ATGCCCAGCCTGATCCTGTTGATGATCGCCGGCGCGGCGGTGTTCGCGTTCTGGAACGCCTCGCGCGCCGCCGCCGAACGCGCCGAAATCCTCGGCCGCAATGCCTGCAAGGCTGCCGACGTGCAGTGGCTGGACCAGAGCGTGCACGGCACCGGCCTGCGCCTGCGGCGCCTGCCCAACGGCTGGCTCGGCTTCGAACGCAGCTTTCGCTTCGATTATTCCTACGACGGCAGCGACCGCCACAGCGGCCGCCTGGTGCTGCTCGGCGACCAGCTGATCGCCTTCAGCGGGCCGTCGGTGGCCAGCGTGAGCAGCCTGCAGGAAGCGCGCGCGCAGCGCGAATGA
- a CDS encoding ClpXP protease specificity-enhancing factor, translating into MTEDTSRMTSHRPYLLRALVEWINDNGMTPHILVDAGLPGVQVPPSAVKDGRVVLNIAERAVVRLQIDNDGVSFTARFGGVSYPVQVPMSAVLAVYARETGQGMALPDDIHGASEPPGDDTPPPPRPGGSDDAGKRPRLRVVK; encoded by the coding sequence ATGACCGAAGACACTTCCCGCATGACCAGCCATCGTCCGTACCTGTTGCGGGCGCTGGTGGAATGGATCAACGACAACGGCATGACCCCGCACATCCTGGTGGATGCGGGCCTGCCCGGCGTGCAGGTGCCGCCGAGCGCGGTCAAGGACGGGCGGGTGGTGCTGAACATCGCCGAGCGCGCCGTGGTGCGCCTGCAGATCGACAACGACGGGGTCAGCTTCACCGCCCGCTTCGGCGGCGTCAGCTACCCGGTGCAGGTGCCGATGTCCGCGGTGCTGGCCGTGTATGCGCGCGAAACCGGGCAGGGCATGGCGCTGCCGGACGACATCCACGGCGCCAGCGAGCCGCCGGGCGACGACACCCCGCCACCGCCGCGGCCGGGCGGTTCCGACGACGCCGGCAAGCGTCCGCGCCTGCGCGTGGTCAAGTAA
- a CDS encoding glutathione S-transferase N-terminal domain-containing protein: protein MAASLRMRNTLTLFSSTDDVLCHRVRLVLAAKGVTYDFVAVDPQNPPEDLIDLNPYHSVPTLVERELVLYAASVVSEYLDERYPHPPLMPVDPLSRARLRLAMLRIEHDWVPQVQAIQLGNKAQAEAGRKRLKELLTASVPLFKASKFFLNPEMSLADCAMAPIIWRLQALDIPLPKDGKAIEDYGNRIFRNPGFIRSLTDQEKKLRDLPA from the coding sequence ATGGCGGCGAGTTTGCGCATGCGAAATACCTTGACGTTGTTTTCCTCCACGGATGATGTCCTGTGCCACCGCGTCCGCCTGGTGCTCGCGGCCAAGGGCGTGACCTACGATTTCGTGGCGGTGGATCCGCAGAATCCGCCGGAAGACCTGATCGACCTGAATCCCTACCACTCAGTGCCGACGCTGGTGGAGCGCGAGCTGGTGCTGTACGCCGCCTCGGTGGTCAGCGAGTACCTGGACGAACGTTATCCGCATCCGCCGCTGATGCCGGTCGACCCGCTCTCTCGCGCGCGCCTGCGCCTGGCGATGCTGCGCATCGAGCACGACTGGGTGCCGCAGGTGCAGGCGATCCAGCTTGGCAACAAGGCCCAGGCCGAGGCCGGGCGCAAGCGCCTAAAGGAACTGCTGACCGCCTCGGTGCCGCTGTTCAAGGCCAGCAAGTTCTTCCTCAATCCGGAGATGAGCCTGGCCGATTGCGCGATGGCGCCGATCATCTGGCGCCTGCAGGCGCTGGATATCCCGCTGCCGAAGGACGGCAAGGCGATCGAGGATTACGGCAACCGCATCTTCCGCAATCCCGGTTTCATCCGCAGCCTGACCGACCAGGAAAAGAAACTGCGCGACCTGCCGGCATGA
- a CDS encoding cytochrome c1, producing MTKRLIAVLAGFASALLLSASAMAAEGAATLQAGNDLGDRASLQRGAKLFMNYCSGCHSLKYLRYQRMAEDLGLSEDEVMHNLNFTGAKIGEHIETAMPHDAATKWFGKAPPDLSLIARVRGTDWVYTYLKSFYLDQSRPLGWNNKLFANASMPNPLWDLQGLQQPVYGKAEQPGVDKPVERLQLATPGKQSPAEFDQTVRDISNFLEYASEPAALKRQNLGVWVVLFLALLTFLAYLLKKEYWKDVH from the coding sequence ATGACTAAGCGCCTGATCGCCGTGCTCGCCGGCTTTGCGTCGGCCTTGCTGCTGTCCGCCTCGGCCATGGCCGCCGAGGGTGCCGCCACCCTGCAGGCCGGCAACGACCTGGGCGACCGCGCCTCGCTGCAACGCGGCGCCAAGCTGTTCATGAACTACTGTTCCGGCTGCCATTCGCTGAAGTACCTGCGCTACCAGCGCATGGCCGAGGATCTGGGCCTGAGCGAGGACGAGGTGATGCACAACCTCAACTTCACCGGCGCCAAGATCGGCGAACACATCGAGACGGCGATGCCGCACGATGCGGCGACCAAGTGGTTCGGCAAGGCGCCGCCGGACCTGAGCCTGATCGCCCGCGTGCGCGGCACCGACTGGGTCTACACCTACCTCAAGTCCTTCTATCTCGACCAGTCGCGGCCGCTGGGCTGGAACAACAAGCTGTTCGCCAACGCCTCCATGCCCAATCCGCTGTGGGATCTGCAGGGCCTGCAGCAGCCGGTGTACGGCAAGGCCGAGCAGCCGGGCGTGGACAAGCCGGTGGAGCGGCTGCAACTGGCCACGCCGGGCAAGCAGAGCCCGGCCGAGTTCGACCAGACGGTGCGCGACATCAGCAATTTCCTCGAGTACGCCAGCGAACCGGCGGCGCTGAAGCGGCAGAACCTGGGCGTGTGGGTGGTGCTGTTCCTGGCGCTGCTGACCTTCCTGGCCTATCTGCTCAAGAAGGAATACTGGAAGGACGTGCATTGA
- a CDS encoding cytochrome bc complex cytochrome b subunit produces MADNILTRTAGNVFDWVNERAPGLMPFYRKHVTEYYAPKNFNLWYYFGSLAMVVLVNQIVTGIFLTMHYKTSAAEAFNSVEYIMRDVEWGWLIRYMHSTGASLFFIVVYLHMFRGLMYGSYKKPRELVWILGMLIYLVLMAEAFMGYVLPWGQMSFWGAKVIISLFGAIPVIGNGLTEWIMGDYLPSDATLNRFFALHVIALPLVLLLLVVLHLGALHEVGSNNPDGVEIKKGPKGNRWNPNKPADGIPFHPYYTVKDLVGVGFLLMIGAFIIFFAPGFGGLFLEHDNFTEANRLVTPEHIKPVWYYTPYYAMLRVVPNKLGGVLVMFSAIAILFLVPWLDRAKVKSIRYRGWISRVMLGILAVCFVWLGVIGSGPGTEIIETYIGRVLTVLYFAFFLTMPIWTSLDRTKPVPERVSSHD; encoded by the coding sequence ATGGCCGACAACATCCTCACCCGCACCGCGGGCAACGTGTTCGACTGGGTCAACGAGCGCGCCCCCGGGCTGATGCCGTTCTACCGCAAGCACGTCACCGAGTACTACGCGCCGAAGAACTTCAACCTCTGGTACTACTTCGGCTCGCTGGCGATGGTGGTGCTGGTCAACCAGATCGTCACCGGCATCTTCCTGACGATGCACTACAAGACCAGCGCGGCCGAGGCGTTCAACTCGGTCGAGTACATCATGCGCGACGTCGAGTGGGGCTGGCTGATCCGCTACATGCACTCCACCGGCGCCTCGCTGTTCTTCATCGTGGTGTACCTGCACATGTTCCGCGGGCTGATGTACGGCAGCTACAAGAAGCCGCGCGAGCTGGTGTGGATCCTGGGCATGCTGATCTACCTGGTGCTGATGGCCGAAGCCTTCATGGGCTACGTGCTGCCCTGGGGGCAGATGTCGTTCTGGGGCGCCAAGGTGATCATCTCGCTGTTCGGTGCGATCCCGGTGATCGGCAACGGCCTGACCGAGTGGATCATGGGCGACTACCTGCCGTCCGACGCCACCCTCAACCGCTTCTTCGCCCTGCACGTGATCGCGCTGCCGCTGGTGCTGCTGTTGCTGGTGGTGTTGCACCTGGGCGCGCTGCACGAGGTCGGTTCCAACAATCCCGACGGCGTGGAGATCAAGAAGGGGCCCAAGGGCAACCGCTGGAACCCGAACAAGCCGGCCGACGGCATTCCGTTCCATCCGTACTACACGGTCAAGGACCTGGTCGGCGTCGGCTTCCTGCTGATGATCGGCGCCTTCATCATCTTCTTCGCGCCCGGCTTCGGCGGCCTGTTTCTGGAGCACGACAACTTCACCGAGGCCAACCGCCTGGTGACGCCGGAGCACATCAAGCCGGTCTGGTACTACACCCCGTACTACGCGATGTTGCGGGTGGTGCCGAACAAGCTTGGCGGCGTGCTGGTGATGTTCTCGGCGATCGCGATCCTGTTCCTGGTGCCGTGGCTGGACCGCGCCAAGGTCAAGTCGATCCGCTACCGCGGCTGGATCTCGCGGGTGATGCTGGGGATTCTTGCGGTGTGCTTCGTCTGGCTCGGCGTGATCGGTTCCGGTCCCGGCACCGAGATCATCGAGACCTACATCGGTCGCGTGCTGACCGTGCTGTATTTCGCCTTCTTCCTGACGATGCCGATATGGACTTCGCTGGATCGAACCAAGCCGGTGCCGGAGCGGGTGAGCAGCCATGACTAA
- the petA gene encoding ubiquinol-cytochrome c reductase iron-sulfur subunit, protein MANDGVNDSVNAGRRRFLTATTSVVGAVGAGFVAVPFIKSWNPSAKAKLAGAPVTADISALQEGQRLILEWRGQPIWIVKRSKAMLDALPSLDSRLKDPESTNKDQQPDYVLKNPEYRSIKPDVSVLVGLCTHLGCSPEMVAEIRPEPYDPDWKGGYFCPCHKSRFDMSGRVFQGVPAPINLLVPPHHYQDDNTLVIGVDPSASAKGGA, encoded by the coding sequence ATGGCCAACGATGGGGTCAACGATTCTGTAAACGCAGGACGCCGCCGCTTTCTCACCGCCACTACGTCCGTCGTGGGCGCGGTCGGTGCGGGGTTCGTGGCGGTTCCGTTCATCAAGTCCTGGAATCCGAGCGCAAAGGCCAAGCTGGCCGGCGCGCCGGTCACCGCCGACATCAGCGCCCTGCAGGAAGGCCAACGCCTGATCCTGGAGTGGCGCGGCCAGCCGATCTGGATCGTCAAGCGCTCCAAGGCGATGCTCGATGCGTTGCCGTCGCTGGATAGCCGGCTCAAGGATCCGGAGTCCACCAACAAGGACCAGCAGCCGGACTACGTGCTGAAGAACCCGGAGTACCGCTCGATCAAGCCCGACGTCTCGGTGCTGGTCGGCCTGTGCACGCACCTGGGCTGCTCGCCGGAAATGGTCGCCGAGATCCGCCCCGAACCCTACGACCCCGACTGGAAGGGCGGCTATTTCTGCCCCTGCCACAAGTCGCGCTTCGACATGTCCGGCCGCGTGTTCCAGGGCGTGCCGGCGCCGATCAACCTGCTGGTGCCGCCGCACCACTACCAGGACGACAACACGCTGGTGATCGGCGTGGACCCGAGCGCGTCCGCGAAGGGAGGGGCGTAA
- a CDS encoding lytic transglycosylase domain-containing protein, which translates to MKGMLWLLGLGFATLTAAPASAGTLYKCTGSDGVPSYGSKRVSGASCSVIGRYTPDRRAARATPAPAPAKASVERSSRGVIATAGTVAPATLISATVAAPATITANAVPNQVAPVSPVSNGAPRRLVSGQLYSYMKDGVRHYTSARPTQVANLGAVRTIRYSFMETCYACANPGVNFGAVRLNTTAYQSEIAAAAREYGVDEAVVRAIIHAESAYNPMALSRAGAQGLMQLMPPTARRFGVNDSFDAAQNIRGGVQYLAWLLKRFNGNLSLAAAGYNAGEGAVDKHGGIPPYSETQRYVQRVGVLAERYRGVLATAH; encoded by the coding sequence ATGAAGGGGATGCTGTGGCTCCTGGGGCTGGGATTCGCCACGTTGACGGCTGCGCCGGCCAGCGCCGGCACCCTGTACAAGTGCACTGGCAGCGACGGCGTGCCCAGCTACGGCAGCAAGCGCGTGTCCGGCGCCAGTTGCAGCGTGATCGGCCGCTACACCCCCGACCGCCGCGCCGCGCGTGCCACTCCGGCGCCTGCGCCGGCCAAAGCCAGTGTCGAGCGCTCGAGCCGCGGCGTCATCGCCACTGCCGGCACGGTGGCGCCGGCCACCCTGATCAGCGCCACGGTCGCCGCGCCGGCCACGATTACCGCCAACGCCGTGCCCAACCAGGTCGCCCCGGTATCGCCCGTCAGCAATGGCGCGCCGCGGCGCCTGGTCAGTGGCCAGCTGTATTCGTACATGAAGGACGGCGTGCGCCATTACACCAGCGCGCGCCCGACCCAGGTCGCCAATCTCGGTGCGGTGCGCACGATCCGCTACAGCTTCATGGAGACCTGCTACGCCTGCGCCAATCCCGGGGTCAACTTCGGTGCGGTACGCCTGAACACCACCGCCTACCAGAGCGAGATCGCCGCGGCCGCGCGCGAGTACGGCGTCGACGAGGCGGTGGTGCGCGCCATCATCCATGCCGAGTCCGCCTACAACCCGATGGCACTCAGCCGCGCCGGTGCGCAGGGGCTGATGCAGTTGATGCCGCCGACCGCACGCCGCTTCGGCGTCAACGATTCGTTTGATGCAGCGCAAAACATTCGCGGTGGCGTGCAGTACCTGGCGTGGCTGCTGAAGCGCTTCAACGGCAACCTCAGCCTGGCCGCGGCCGGCTACAACGCCGGCGAGGGCGCGGTAGACAAACACGGCGGGATCCCGCCGTACAGCGAAACCCAACGCTACGTGCAACGGGTGGGCGTGCTCGCCGAGCGCTATCGCGGCGTGCTGGCGACCGCGCATTGA